ATTAGCGTTATGGATTTGTGCAAATCAGAACATAAGATATCAGATTGAAGCACCGGCCTGTTCTTAACCTGATCGAAAGAATTTGACTGCAGTAGTCAGTTTTAAGTGATCCAGCAAGTATTTGGGTGATCAAACTTTAGTCAATTGACTTAAATATTCTTTCCTTCCAGCTCATGATGCTTGTAGATTATGGGGGCTCGATTTTTCCAATTATCGTTCATTCCCCCTGGAATGGTGTTCACTTGGCAGACTTTGTGATGCCGTTCTTCCTTTTTGTTGCTGGAGTGTCGGTGGCAATTGTGTACAAGGTAGACTATTTATGTGTAAGAGGAATCTGACTATTCTCACCTCCAAATCTTTAATCGTACCGAGGCTGAAACTGAGTTCATGAAAATGTATATAACTGAATTTTGTGTTCATGAAACTTGGCCCATTTTACCCAAAACCTAGAATGTTATGTGCTTCAATTTTGAATATCATTTCTGTCTTGGAAATTGCAGAAAGTTCCTAACAGGATTGAAGCTACATGGAAAGCGCTTCTTAAAGCATTGAAACTTATCCTCCTTGGTGTTTTACTTCAAGGTATTGTAACTCACTTGGCTCTTTTGTGTCTGTCAATCAATTTGTATATGCAGTAAAGGGTGGTCAGTTCAAGTTCCCAAAAATGGCATGAAAGCCGCATGCATGAAAATGTCTGTACTCTTCAGTTTCCTCATGACAATTTGAAATTTAAGATTCTCTTCTGAGCCAAAAAGAATCATGGTAATAGTGGAGGGAGAATGGTCACTCTGCTTTTTGATAGGGCGAAGTAACGGGCTGAAATATCAATGATGAAACATGCATTGTTAATAACATGTTGAGGTTTCATTTTAATGGGCAATCTTTTTTATTCAACTAGTACCCTACTTCCCAACTCTAATATTTATAGTCTTCTTTCTGGATTGTGGTTCACAACAATCAAGATATTCATTCTTTATTCTATTTCACGTTTGTTATGGAATAACTGCTGCATATACTAATTCATAgacaatgattcaaaagtttaCACTATTTCAGGTGGATATTTTCATGGTGCTACTTCTTTGAGCTACGGAGTGGACATTGGAAAGCTAAGATTTCCTGGCATCTTGCAGGTTCTTAGGCATGCAATGCTACTTGTTAGCCTTATAATATTGTATTGATTTTCAACAGATAGTTGCTGATAATAAAAGATGCCTTTTCCAAAGGAAAAGAGATTTGATTCATTAAACTTAAGACATTTTATTTAATGGATGTATATTGCTGTGAAAGAAAGATTGCATGTTAAATAATTCTCTGAGAGATAACGTGTGCAAAATGAACCATATCTTATAGGATTGTTTCAATGAGCCTAAAATTTGAAAAGGTACTCCCTTGATTCTAATATGTgattcttaataaaaaaaagcagAGTCGATCTAGTTAAACTATCGACATAGTGCTCCTTATTTAAAAAGCTATTTTATCGTGACTTTTTTGTTGGATATATTTAGAGGAGTGGTATTGGTGGTTAAGATATGGTTTGACAAGGTTTTAAATGAACAAAACGTGTTAACTTGGTTCATCGACGTGTCTTATTTTCTTATAAGCTGTAAACTCAACAGGTTATCTTTAAAGAGTCACCTATTTGTTGAATTTAAGAAACACAAAACTGTCCTGCTAGGTCATGTAGATAGATTAGCAATTGCTGTAACTGAGAAGACCATAAACATCATTATCGTTTACATCAGAGAAATGCTGGATTccatggttttatttttttccccccTAAACGTAGATGTTATGTTGATTGGTCTAATGAGGGTCTGCAAATTACCAGATTACTTTTGTTTTCCAGTTTTGTTTGTTGATTTCATCTCAATCAGAATTTGAGGAGAATTGATTGCGTAAGTAAATTTGTATACTAAATAGATTTCAGAAATTTTCCAAATTGTATACAGAGGATAGCCATTGGATACATTGTTGCGGCTTTATGTGAAATTTGGCTCCCACGTCAGAGATGGAAAGAAGATGATTTCCGTAAAACTTATATATGGCAATGGTAAGCATACCAAGCCTGGCAAGATCTGTGtgctttgaatttttaaaacctttcatttttatctgatgATTTTATTGGACCTCATTCCTGATCGCGTTTAACTTTCTTTTTTCATAGGTGGGTTGTATTCTTTCTGTCTGTCATATATTTATGGCTATTATATGGAATCTATGTTCCTGACTGGAAATTCAGTGTGGTGCTAACCGATTCCTCGACAGCTGCAAATAACACCTTCGTTTACAAGGCAATAAAATGCTCTTGTTTACTTCTTTTCTTTTCACTTTTTGGTTGGATATCGGCATTCCAATTCTGTAGTTGAGCTGGTATATGTTCAAAAAATTGTATCATAGTTTTGACAAAACCAGAAAGCTGGGGCTCTAGATATATTTGACAACGTCAAGTTAACTACCGGTCTAACTTAGAAGTATGAGGTAGATTTATCACAAAATGTTCAAAATGGGAGTAGACTAATGCATTTATTTGGTCACTCTTTGTAGCACCCTTACCCGAGTCAcaactaaacagactaataaacatgcaacattaaaacttaacaacaacaattaaacagcggaaaccaaataacttaatcatcttacaactcAAACGAAAATAGAACAAATAACaacagtcttaaacattaatacaaccatatcgaaaacataattttgaatgagaaaacgataaaccacataaaacctccGCTGGATCACCACCTAAAATCCAACTGCTCTAGTcactgccctggtcgtccgaaccgtccaatCTAAGACCTACCAAGTGGAATgaggtgcccaagatgaaaacaaggacgtgagcgacaatcgcccaatactaGAATGTACTTGTATACAagctgatatgatgcatgcgaaatgcaatatgctcggatatcaaggatcaagtcaagaatctcatgctcagtctagaggcgcctgagtgtgtagtctctgatatGTCTTAgacatgttttggctcccacactcatcatcaagacgtggacctacgaTGTCTAGGTCGTCAGAGCCCACGGGTCCCATcgaacactgtagctctcgatgccccatcgttcacaatacagaatagggctgagcggccccaacaaacgaggtatatctcaaaagatatcaggctcaacatgatatgtcatgcataatataccaaagcagtaaaacatgtatcatacaacagataaatatgcagcatataagtatGTATACtatgcttggatatctcagtcagtacatcacgtacctcactaaaacaatctgacagaaagctccgaacttagacaataccaacaatatgaaatcactatcaaacctgatcctgaattaccaaacatgctacaaagttcttcctaataatctttaaatcactaattaaggctttaggattatacctgcgtccgtcgtcagcccgttgatgatgtctcgatctcagtacACCGACCCCTCCTCGAgccgacactagctccgaaagtttccgacaccaaagtgccctagaaactgacTAGAAAACCTTAGGTATATGGCTAGAACTCTCTCTGAAGAAtacggtgtaggaaacaaaagaaatcagcttccatttataggctggaTCCGGAATAAATCagaaaatccgaatcaatcttatctgccacgtgtcagaatctcatttgtctagttggatttcttaggataatgtaatctgaagttgatcgggttatccattttAATTTCGGTGGATCCCAACAGCTTGATCTCGAATTATCAATtccttaataatacttaattaacaactctttaattatctcttaatttgtacttcattcaaaataaggattTGGGTCATTACACTCTGCATAAGGTGAAGATATGCTTTAGGGatgaaaagaaaagggaaaTAGAAAACAGAGATAAAAGACACACTGCCTCTATCCTAACAAAGATACTGTtaataataatgtatatatGTGAATTATACAAGTGATACATAAGATTAAAAGCCAAAAGGAACAGAGTTTACAATTGCAGCATGTAAATTGTTAATCTAGGTTGTTACctttattaaatcataaatataggTTAAATGTGCTGTGAGAGGTGATCTTGGACCAGCATGTAACTCTGCTGGGATGATTGATCGCTTTGTGCTTGGACTTGACCATCTTTATGCAAAACCTGTGTACAGGAATTTGAAGGTATCATCATTAGAATGTTATCTTCATTTAATTTCAGGTGTATATGCTTTTCAATTCATCAATAGTTAAGCAAGCTTTTTATTAGGAATGCAATATATCCAGTCATGGTCAAGTTCCATTGACTTCACCCTCATGGTGTCATGCACCTTTTGATCCTGAAGGCATTTTAAGGTATGCAGTACTATATTATCAGTCAGTGGTGCTGTCACCTGTTGCACCCGAGCTCACTAAATGAAATAAATGTGCATGTGTttgtgtttgttttaaaaataattgtttacTTTTGCTAGCATGGTATCAATTATTTGaccttttatttttaatgtgcAATTACTTACGTCGATACTCTATTATTAAAGTTCGTTTACAGCTGCTGTAGCTTGCCTCATCGGACTCCATTATGGTCACACTTTGATACAATTACAGGTAAATGCAATAGGATAAACTTTTCATGC
This genomic interval from Primulina huaijiensis isolate GDHJ02 chromosome 14, ASM1229523v2, whole genome shotgun sequence contains the following:
- the LOC140957273 gene encoding uncharacterized protein isoform X2; this translates as MAEIEPMLPNVEGGQPSELERQAKRSGSSKAARIASLDVFRGLCVILMMLVDYGGSIFPIIVHSPWNGVHLADFVMPFFLFVAGVSVAIVYKKVPNRIEATWKALLKALKLILLGVLLQGGYFHGATSLSYGVDIGKLRFPGILQRIAIGYIVAALCEIWLPRQRWKEDDFRKTYIWQWWVVFFLSVIYLWLLYGIYVPDWKFSVVLTDSSTAANNTFVYKVKCAVRGDLGPACNSAGMIDRFVLGLDHLYAKPVYRNLKECNISSHGQVPLTSPSWCHAPFDPEGILSSFTAAVACLIGLHYGHTLIQLQHHKERLWNWSIYSVLLMVLGLLLAFSGITFCILYTLVDVYGWRHLTFVIEWLGKHSLSLFILITSNIVVIAVQGFYFKAPENNIIHWIITRFVDK
- the LOC140957273 gene encoding uncharacterized protein isoform X1; this encodes MAEIEPMLPNVEGGQPSELERQAKRSGSSKAARIASLDVFRGLCVILMMLVDYGGSIFPIIVHSPWNGVHLADFVMPFFLFVAGVSVAIVYKKVPNRIEATWKALLKALKLILLGVLLQGGYFHGATSLSYGVDIGKLRFPGILQRIAIGYIVAALCEIWLPRQRWKEDDFRKTYIWQWWVVFFLSVIYLWLLYGIYVPDWKFSVVLTDSSTAANNTFVYKVKCAVRGDLGPACNSAGMIDRFVLGLDHLYAKPVYRNLKECNISSHGQVPLTSPSWCHAPFDPEGILSSFTAAVACLIGLHYGHTLIQLQHHKERLWNWSIYSVLLMVLGLLLAFSGTPLNKSLYTISYLMVTSATAGITFCILYTLVDVYGWRHLTFVIEWLGKHSLSLFILITSNIVVIAVQGFYFKAPENNIIHWIITRFVDK